The following are encoded together in the Strongyloides ratti genome assembly S_ratti_ED321, chromosome : 2 genome:
- a CDS encoding Astacin-like metalloendopeptidase has protein sequence MQHNETVSCKKHTAYEAFHYHLSYDYGSIMHAAVNAFAIGNRKTIVPADPLYEETMGQTKRLSFIDIKALNLHYCTHPNCPFKRHCYNYGYQDPHNCHLCKCIDGFIGSQCEQFNMRQINCWTTLILPDRRPRLFYLKGKKNCVIHFVVNKTSRIRFDIVKVSMFPNTYPTCQHANTIEVKYWMDKSATGARFCHEKENKTILSHNNHIIFHYRSTQKTNYAHIYYNKVL, from the coding sequence ATGCAACACAATGAGACTGTAAGTTGTAAAAAACATACTGCTTATGAAGcttttcattatcatttatcaTATGATTATGGTTCAATAATGCATGCTGCTGTAAATGCATTTGCTATAGGTAATAGAAAAACAATAGTACCAGCTGATCCTTTATATGAAGAAACTATGGGACAAACTAAAAGACTTtcttttattgatattaaagCTTTAAATTTACACTATTGTACTCATCCGAATTGTCCATTTAAAAGACATTGTTATAATTACGGATACCAAGATCCTCACAATTGTCATTTATGTAAATGTATTGATGGATTTATTGGTTCACAATGTGAGCAGTTTAATATGAGACAAATAAATTGTTGGACAACTTTAATACTTCCAGATCGAAGGCCtagattattttatttaaaaggaaaaaaaaactgtGTTATACATTTTGTAGTAAACAAAACTAGTAGAATTAGATTTGATATTGTAAAAGTGAGTATGTTTCCCAATACTTATCCAACTTGTCAACATGCAAACACAATAGAAGTTAAATATTGGATGGATAAATCTGCAACTGGAGCAAGATTTTGtcatgaaaaagaaaataaaacaattttatcgCATAAcaatcatataatttttcattacaGAAGTACACAAAAAACTAATTATGCTcacatatattataataaagtattataa
- a CDS encoding Astacin-like metalloendopeptidase, producing MVSKVTGIRFWNRLDSKRKGCDHSGQIQHEILHTIGFYHKHSRIDRDKNLKIYYQSIIPYRKQSFDLVLKNYSNTFGVP from the exons ATGGTATCAAAAGTTACTGGAATTAGATTCTGGAATAGACTTGATagtaaaa GAAAGGGTTGTGATCATTCAGGACAAATTCAACATGAAATATTACATACAATAGGTTTTTATCATAAACATAGTAGAATAGATAGAGataaaaatcttaaaatttattatcaaagtATTATTCCTTATCGTAAACAAAGTTTTGAtcttgtattaaaaaattattctaataCTTTTGGTGTTCCATAA
- a CDS encoding Astacin-like metalloendopeptidase has translation MITVFLFIILLNNYFTIEDYITKKNFKRSVDQINNFVLNFPEISGSKINIRKKRKIITTTNSKWPLPIFYYFESPVDSDAVKNVVQLIERVTCIKFRKRRSFPFFLPGIHFKYTGKCSSAIGNIHRNVWQDIEIGPRCNNFGGMLHETLHALGLYNEQCRFDRDFFVKIYKQYMFKNETVSCIKHTAYEAFHYHLSYDYGSIMHAAVNAYAIGNLKTIIPTDPLYEATMGQTQRLSFIDIKALNLHYCTHPNCPFKRICYNYGYQDPKNCHLCKCIDGFMGTRCEQFKTRQAGCWKALIFPDRTPKLFILKGIKKCVIHFIVNKTSRIKFNIVKVHMLPNTYPTCQYENTIEVKYWMDKSVTGARFCLQTENKIIFSHNNHIMFHYRSTQKKNFAKLYYNEV, from the exons ATGATAACTGTTTTt ttatttataattttattaaataattattttaccattgaagattatataacaaaaaaaaattttaaaagatctgtagaccaaataaataattttgtactAAATTTTCCAGAAATATCTggttcaaaaataaatattagaaaaaaaagaaaaattataacaactACCAATTCTAAATGGCCATtaccaatattttattacttcgAATCACCTGTAGATTCTGATGCCGTTAAAAATGTAGTACAACTAATTGAAAGAGTAACATGTATTAAATTTCGAAAAAGAAGAtcttttcctttttttttaccaggtattcattttaaatatacaggAAAATGTTCAAGTGCCATAGGAAACATCCATAGAAACGTGTGGCAAGATATAGAAATTGGACCAAGATGTAATAATTTTGGAGGAATGTTACACGAAACTTTACATGCATTAGGTTTATATAATGAACAATGTCGATTTGATAGagatttttttgtaaaaatatataaacaatacATGTTTAAAAATGAGACTGTAAGTTGTATAAAACATACTGCTTATGAAGcttttcattatcatttatcaTATGATTATGGTTCAATAATGCATGCTGCTGTAAATGCATATGCTATaggtaatttaaaaacaataataccAACTGATCCTTTATATGAAGCAACTATGGGACAAACTCAAAGACTTtcttttattgatattaaagCTTTAAATTTACACTATTGTACTCATCCAAATTGTCCATTCAAAAGAATTTGCTATAATTACGGATACCAAGACCCAAAAAATTGTCATTTGTGTAAATGTATTGATGGATTTATGGGTACACGATGTGAGCAGTTCAAAACAAGACAAGCAGGTTGTTGGAAAGCTTTAATATTTCCAGATCGTACAcctaaattatttatattaaaaggaataaaaaaatgtgttatacattttatagttaataaaacaagtagaattaaatttaatattgtaaaagtGCATATGCTTCCCAATACTTATCCAACTTGTCAATATGAAAACACTATAGAAGTAAAATATTGGATGGATAAATCTGTAACAGGAGCAAGATTTTGTCTTCAAACAGaaaataagataattttttcacATAACAATCATATAATGTTTCATTACAGAAgtacacaaaaaaaaaattttgctaaattatattataatgaagtataa